The DNA window GGAACCCTCATCGAGAAGCAGCGCCGGTCGGGTCGCTTGACGACCTCCGCCGGCTCCGTGCAGAAACACGTCATGACGCGCGGCAGGGAGGGAAGGCTGATCGCGAGGGAGGAGATCCCGTTGCGCTCCTCCGAGCCGATCGACGGCCTCCTGTCCTGCCTGCAGCGGGCGCGAATCCTACGGCCAGTGATTCGACTGAAACCTCTTGGAACCCTCAAGAACTAGGAGCGACATGGAGAGACCGGGCGAATTGCGCGCCATATGCCAGGCGGGGAAGAACGGGGATCCGGGTTGGTATGTCATCCACCGGAAACTCTCGATCTACTTGACGTGGCTATTTCTCCGGGCGAAGGTGCCCCTGGGGATCGTGTCGGCGAGCATGATGGGGCTGGGAATCGGCGGAGCCCTGCTGGTTGCCTCGAATCATGGGACGTGGAACGCGGTGGGGTTCGTGCTGCTCTATTTCGCGTTCCTCCTCGACAAGGTGGATGGGGAGATGGCTCGGTATCGGAGGGTCGAGTCGGTTCGAGGGATCCTGCTGGATCGGTTCTATCACCGACTGGTGGAACCCGGATTGTTCCTCGCGGTCGCGGCCCGCCAGGCTGGAGCAGGCTCCCATGCGGAGCTGCTGGCGGTCGGCGCGGCGGTCGCCCTCCTCGCGAACGTGATCGACGAGGTTCAGCACCTCTCGCCGTATATCCTGCTCAAGCACGTTCGAGAAACCGGGAGTCTTCCCACGTCCAGGCTTGAGGGTCGCTGGTCCATCGGGATCGCCCACGCCGCGGCGCTGTTCCG is part of the Candidatus Eisenbacteria bacterium genome and encodes:
- a CDS encoding CDP-alcohol phosphatidyltransferase family protein, producing the protein MERPGELRAICQAGKNGDPGWYVIHRKLSIYLTWLFLRAKVPLGIVSASMMGLGIGGALLVASNHGTWNAVGFVLLYFAFLLDKVDGEMARYRRVESVRGILLDRFYHRLVEPGLFLAVAARQAGAGSHAELLAVGAAVALLANVIDEVQHLSPYILLKHVRETGSLPTSRLEGRWSIGIAHAAALFRPLKMFRMFIIAIPSFAAAYAVQRLTGWPAPTYYLYASALGLGAYLVFQCVYYYLFKLDAEIAAILSQFPTLDTAPLRRSETTAAEDAGRGEHAGESHFPAGQAADIARAGKARPVHYARTAHGGEQT